CAGTGGCTCTGCCTTTTCCGATGCTACTGGGAGCATGTGTTAGGCAGAAAATAATTTTAGCGGCTCATTACCCGTCCAATGTCCACCGGATTTCGCATACATGCCCGATCCATCCAGTGGAAACCGAACCGCCCTGAAGCAATAAGTCTGTAAAGTACACTGTGCCGATGCAGTCAGTGACGCACAGCCTGATGGTGATAGATTTGACTCTGCTGATACTTTTGGGAGAAATACTGTGTGCAATCTGATTGAAATATGCCATATCATCACCCTCAAATTAGGTCTATAAATCTTGTTTCTGTTGTACCGTCCTCGTATTCAATGACTATCTCAACACCAACTTGGCCGTTTTCGCCCTTTTCAAGGTTTTCGGAAGCAATCTGCGCTGAAAATGTATAACTTTTACGCGTTGCTGGATATACCGTCTGTGACAGACTCTTTGTCATACCAGGTACACCAACAGCCTTGAAGGAAGCAGTTCCCGAAACACCATTCTCAGTATCTACTTCAAAACCGGAATTTACCCAGTAGGCAAAACCATCATCCGCCCTGGAATTGCGCAGATGGTTGAATGGTACCATATCTTTAATTTCCTGACGGTTTATCAACTCTGCTGAGGACAGCGCATCTGCGGCCTTGTCCCACTGTGCTGAAGAATCGCCGAGTTCCCGCAGTTTAGTTGAAAGCTCGATCACTGTTTTCCAAGGCTCCTGCAAGTTATACTGCCTACGCACAACACGTGTCTTTACCAAAAGGCCTAGTTCTTTATCGTCCACTGTAACAATATCACCCAGTTTCCATGCTTCGTGCTCATAACCGGTTAGCGCAGATAAATCCATTGCAGACAGTACATAAGAAACGCGAGGCTTCGAATATTCTGCAAGCCGCATTTTTGCATATTCCAGCATCTGATACGGATTTGTAAACGACGAACAATCAAGCGTCGACACCCTCACTTCACTGGAAAAAGTGTAATCTTCCACGTATTCCTTACCTCCATTAATTGAAGCGAAGGTCAATCCGTCCTTTCCATAAGCATAGAGCCTTGTCACTAATTCGCGTGTATCGACTACCCGCTGAATACTTTTCAAATTCTTTCTATATGAAAAAAGCGCTCCGCTATCAGTACCACTAAAAGTCAAAAGGTGTACCTGGCGGTTGGCGCTGTCAAACACCAGATCGCCGCCATAAATATTCTGTACGGTGCGAAGGATGAATAAGGCATTTTTTTCTGTACACTGCCATGTCCGTTTCGTAGTGACAGTAACATTTCCTACTGTCCAACCTGTACCCAAAAGTGCATATTGCATCGGAACATCTGCAGTATCTGCATTGAATTCCCTAGGTTCTTTTTCCGCACTGAAAGACAGATCGTAAAATACCGCTTCAGCATATACTTGCGTAATAACACGCCCATCTTCGCTTTTATTGTCCGTTAAGGTTCGGATCCGGTAAATGTCATTTACGATTTGCACTTGTTTTTCATTTTCCAGTGTGCTTCTTTTTGGATCATGGAACGGAAGCTTGAATTCCAGCGTATCCGCACCGTTCACTTCACCAGTGACAATGATATCAAAGGCATTTTCAAGAACAGCTTCCCATGCTCCGTTTTTATCCAAAACCACAGGACGGGCAAAGCCTAATTTCTCATAGGGAGCTTTCGGTATATCATGAAGCTGTATTTCCAGAAGTTTTGGCGTCCTCAACGGATCGCTGCTGGTAAGGGTAACACGGAACCTTATATATTGCCGATTTGGCGATTGAAGTTCACCGCTGGTTCCCACAGCCTGCCATGCAGACCATTCTTCAAGATCATCGCTTGTGCTGGTCTCTACTAAAGACACTGAAGTAACACCTGCAGTATATTCGCTTGCGACAGCTACACGTCCGCTGCCCGATAATGCACATGGAACCGCCCTTGTATAAAGTACGCCACTTGCAGGATACTCGCCATCTGTTGCTTTGAGGGAGACTGCGCCAGGCTCTGCCAAAGCATCTACATCCGAAGCCGCATCCCCACCGTTTGCATGTAAAGACGACTTAAAATATAACAGCAAATCATCAGCTGTAAGCTGTGAGTCCGTTTCCAGAAACCAGTCGTCGAAGCCTCCGGCATAGTAGTAGGTATTTGCATGCATCCCCATAATAATGTCTGCTATACATTCCCGATTCAGCTCTCCCGAAAAGGAACGCACAGGCGACACCCAGGTTGCCCCGTCGCTGCGATCGCATATGATGTTCTGTACCTTTTTGTTGCTTACTTCAATGATGGAGGCGATAAAATACCAGCCGCCGTTTTTCAAGGTAATGGTAGCTGTTTCACTCTGGTCGTAGATTAGTGTGCCGGAGGAGTTATACAACATAAGCCTAAGTCTCCCTTGATAAAGTGAAACATAAAAAATTGGCTGACCGGGTCCTTGGCGGGTATTGAATATGGGTATATATGTCTGGCCGACCGAATAGGTGGTAGGATTAATCCAACCGCCTACAAC
The genomic region above belongs to Acetivibrio saccincola and contains:
- a CDS encoding phage tail spike protein — its product is MLYNSSGTLIYDQSETATITLKNGGWYFIASIIEVSNKKVQNIICDRSDGATWVSPVRSFSGELNRECIADIIMGMHANTYYYAGGFDDWFLETDSQLTADDLLLYFKSSLHANGGDAASDVDALAEPGAVSLKATDGEYPASGVLYTRAVPCALSGSGRVAVASEYTAGVTSVSLVETSTSDDLEEWSAWQAVGTSGELQSPNRQYIRFRVTLTSSDPLRTPKLLEIQLHDIPKAPYEKLGFARPVVLDKNGAWEAVLENAFDIIVTGEVNGADTLEFKLPFHDPKRSTLENEKQVQIVNDIYRIRTLTDNKSEDGRVITQVYAEAVFYDLSFSAEKEPREFNADTADVPMQYALLGTGWTVGNVTVTTKRTWQCTEKNALFILRTVQNIYGGDLVFDSANRQVHLLTFSGTDSGALFSYRKNLKSIQRVVDTRELVTRLYAYGKDGLTFASINGGKEYVEDYTFSSEVRVSTLDCSSFTNPYQMLEYAKMRLAEYSKPRVSYVLSAMDLSALTGYEHEAWKLGDIVTVDDKELGLLVKTRVVRRQYNLQEPWKTVIELSTKLRELGDSSAQWDKAADALSSAELINRQEIKDMVPFNHLRNSRADDGFAYWVNSGFEVDTENGVSGTASFKAVGVPGMTKSLSQTVYPATRKSYTFSAQIASENLEKGENGQVGVEIVIEYEDGTTETRFIDLI